The stretch of DNA CAAGGTGGCGGACGAGTAGGCCGCGGACGGCGACTCCATGGCGGTCTGCGACCAGCGGCCCAACCTGCCGCGCCATCTCCCTGAGGGCGGCCCGGGCGATTTCCGGATAGTCCGGCGCGCCGCAATAGCGGGCGGAGGAGGCGGGGTCGAGGAACTTGAGGTCCGGCATGTAGATGTCGACGATCCCCTCGAGCTCCCGAAGCGTCTCCACGCGCTCGTACCCCGGGCAGTTGTAGACGACCGGCAGGGTGAAGCCGCGCGCGGCGGCCAGCCCCAGCGCCTCCACGATCTGCGGCGTCACGTGGGTCGGCGTCACCAGGTTCAGGTTGTGGCATCCGGACCGCGCGACCGCGAGGAAGATTCCCGCCAGCGTCTCCGCGTCGACCTCCTCCCCTTCCCGCAGATGGCTGATCCCGTAGTTCTGGCAGAAGACGCAGCGCAGGGGGCAGCCGGAGAAGAAGACGGTCCCCGACCCGGAGCTCCCCACCAGCGGCGCCTCCTCCCCGAAGTGCGGCCCGTACGACGCCACGACCGCGCGGCCGCCGATCCCGCAGTAACCGCGCTCCCCCTTGATCCGGTCCACCAGGCACATGCGGGGGCAGATGTCGCATCGCCGCAGCCGCTCCGTCAGCGCCCGCGCCTTACGCTCCGGCGCGCCCCGTCCCGCTTCCAACTCCCCGTCTCCTCCGCGGAAAAAATCCCATTGTGATATCTACTATAATAAACGTCTGCAATCCTCCGAACGGGAGAGAGCGAGATGGCCCCGGAGAAGAAAAACTGGACCGCCTACCTGAGGATCTACCTCTACCTGTTCGCCCTCGGCCTGCTGCTCTTCGGAGTGTTCGCAGTGTATTTCAGGACTTACAACCACCCCTTCTACGGACGAATCAACCTCGGCGAATACCACCGGTGGATCGGCGCGGCGTCCTTCGTCGCCGGCATCGCATTCCTTCGATATATAAGGAGCCGCCGCTGATCCGGGGAGCCCGACGATGTTTTCCCGGGACTACCTGGTCCACTACTACGAGATCGACCGGCGCCGGCGGCTGACGCCCCCGGCCCTCCTGCATTACTTCGAGGACATCGCGACGCTGAACAGCGAGGCGGCGGGCTTCCCGCTCGACTATTACTGGAAGACCGGTCAGCTGTTCCTGCTCCTGAAGTGGGACGTCGCCGTCTCCTCCTGGCCCCTTTTCGGAGAAACCGTCCGGATCGAGACGCGCCCCACCACCTTCAAAAGGTTCCTGGCGAACAGGGAATACCGCGTGATCGGAAAAAACGGGAACGCGCTGGCCGAGGCGCGCTCCGTCTGGATCTTCACGGACCTTCGCGCGCGGAAGCCGGTCCGCGTGCCGGAAGAGATCTATGGCGGCTTCGGCGTCGCCGGGGAATCCGGCGCGTCCTTCGACAACCTGGAGGAGCTGCCGGAGTTCGACGGGGACGCCCCTCCGCTGCGGATCGCGGTCGGCCCCGCCGATCTCGACAACAACGACCATGTCAACAACGTCCGATACGTGGAATGGGCGCTCCGGTCGCTGCCGGCCGGATTCGCCGCGGAACGCGCGGCTTCCCGGATCCAGGTCCACTACAAGAAGGAGCTGCATTGCGGCGACGAGGCGGAGCTGGTCACCGGAATCTCCGATCGGGACGGGAGGCCGCAGTCCGATCATTCGATCCGGTGCGGGGACCGGGAGGCATGCCGGATCCGGCTGGAATGGGCAGGCTGAGTTTCCCTCTGCTGTTTTACTTCGGACGCACCAAAGGGGATCCGTGAGCCCGAATATCTTAAAATCACGTTCGAAACCGGAATGTTTTCCATTTGACACGGTTCCTTGGGCCGTGCTATCTAAGCCCATGCCGGGTGCGCTTTCGGTTCGCGGCCACCGGTAATCCAGGCGGATGCGTCCTCTCCTGTCCGACCGTATCAGGTTCCGCCCTTTGACGGGTAATAGCATCGGGCATTTCGGCAAAACAACGTATCCGATGGCGGTGCGGCCTGCCGCGACGGCATCTTAGCATCGGGCAAACCGGGTTTGCAGCTCCCGGCGCCGCCATGTCGACCGCGGGAAATCCAAAAGGGGGTGAAGCCCAGAGAGGGGGATCCGGGGAGAGCGTCCCCGTCCGGCAGTAAGGCCGGGTAATGTCGCCGGGAGGTCGATCTACGCGTTGCCGCTTCAGACGGACGGTACCGGTACTGCGAAACACCACTATCATCACTATCCGGAGGAGAGACATGGCAAAGAAAGACCCGGGCAAGGAAAAGAAGGGGATCGACGTATCCCGCCGCGGTTTCCTCGCGGGCGCCGCGGCAGCGACCGCCGGCGCGGCTGCGCTGGGCTTCCCGAAGATCGCCAAGGCCGCCGGCCCGATCAACATGCGGTGGCAGAGCACCTGGCCGAGCAAGGACATTTTCCATGAATACGCCCTCGACTTCGCGAAGAAGGTCAACGACGCCAGCGGCGGCGACCTGAAGATCGAAGTTCTGCCGGCGGGGTCGGTGGTCCCGGCCTTCGCGCTGCTGGACGCGGTCTCCAAGGGGACGCTCGACGGCGGCCACGGCGTCTTCGTCTACCACTACGGCAAGCAGAACGCCCTCGCGCTGTGGGGCTCCAGCCCCGGCTTCGGCATGGACGCCAACATGCAGCTTGCGTGGCACAAGTACGGCGGCGGCAAGGAATTCCTGGAGAAGATCTACCAGCAGATCGGCGCGAACGTGGTGTCCTTCGCCTACGGCCCGATGGCGACGCAGCCGCTGGGCTGGTTCAAGAAGCCGATCACCAAGCTGGAGGACCTCAAGGGGCTGAAGTACCGCACCGTCGGGATCTCCGTCGACATGTTCACCATGATGGGGCTGGCGGTCAACGCGCTGCCCGGCGGCGAGATCGTGCCGGCGATGGACCGCGGCCTGCTCGACGGCGCCGAGTTCAACAACGCCAGCTCCGACCGGCTGCTCGGCTTCCCCGACGTCTCCAAGGTGTGCATGCTGCAGAGCTACCACCAGAACGCGGAGGCCTTCGAGATCCTGTTCAACAAGGACAAGTTCAACGCGATGCCCGACAAGCTGAAGGCGCTCATCGGGGTCTGCGTGGAAGCGGCCTCGGCCGACATGTCCTGGAAGGCGATCGACCGCTACTCGAAGGACTACATCGAGATGCAGACCAAGCAGGGCGTGAAGTTCTACAAGACGCCCGACGCGATCCTGCAGAAGCAGCTCGAAGTGAACGACGTCGTCATGGAGAAGAAGTCGGCGGACAACCCGCTGTTCAAGGAGATCGTCGAGTCGCAGCGGGAATTCGCGCGTCGCGCGGTGGCGTGGGACATGGACTACAACGTCAACCGGCGCATGGCGTACAACTACTATTTCGGAAAGAAGAAGGCGGCCCCGAAGAAGGGCGCGAAGGGCTGACCGCTTATTCCCGTCATCCCCTGACAGCCATCCGGGCGAAAGCCCGGATGGCTGATTTTCGAAAGGTCGAACATGCGTAAAAAACTGTTCATCGTCGACAAGATCAGCACCGCCGTCGGCAAGACGGTCGCCTGGCTCATCGTAACGCTCACCCTCCTGATCACCTATGAGGTCTTCTCCCGGTACGCGCTCAACGAGCCGCACCCCTACGCCTTCGACATGATGCTCCAGATGTACGGGACGCTGTTCATGATGGCGGGCGCCTACACGCTGTCACGGAACGGCCACGTGCGCGGCGACGTCCTGTACGGCTTCTTCCCCCCGCGGGTGCAGGCCGGGCTCGACCTGACGCTCTACTTCGTGTTCTTCCTGCCCGGCGTCACCGCGCTGTGCTGGGCCGGATACCGGTACGCCGCGGAGTCGTGGAGAATCTGGGAGCGTTCCAGCATCACCGCGGAGGGGCCGCCGCTCTACTGGTTCAAGACCGTCATACCGGTCGCCGGGGCGTTCATCCTGATGCAGGGGATCGTTGAAATGATCCGCTGCGGGATCTGCCTCAAGGACGGCAAGTGGCCATCGAGGGAGGAGGACGTCGAGGAAGTCGACGTCGAGAAGCTTAAAGAACAGATGCACGTCAAGGACGAAGACATCGCAAGGGTCGACGCCATCCTCACCGAAAGGGAGAAAGAGCACAAATGAAAAAAGGGGTATGGTTCGGCCTTATCATGATGGCGATCGTCGTCGGACTGCTCTTTTACATGATGCCGTCGCCGGACAAGATGACCCTCGGCCACCTCGGCCTTTTGATGCTCGGCCTGATCGTCGTGATGATCATGCTCGGGTTCCCTACCGCGTTCACGCTGATGGGGATGGGCACGATGTTTACCTGGTTCGCTTACTACAGCGCGGACCCGTCGACGGCGGTCGCCCGGACGCTCGACCTGATGGTGCAGCGCGCCTACTGGGTCATGAACAACGACGTGCTCATCTCGGTGCCGCTGTTCGTCTTCATGGGGTATCTGGTCGAGCGCGCCAACCTGATCGAGCGGCTGTTCCATTCGCTGCACCTGGCGACCTGCCGCATCCCGGGAGCGCTGGCCGTCGCGACGGTCGTCACCTGCGCCATCTTCGCCTGCGCCTCCGGCATCATCGGCGCGGTCGTCACGCTCATGGGGCTGCTCGCCTTCCCCGCGATGCTCAAGGCCGGGTACGGCATCCGGCTCTCGGCTGGCGCCGTGACCGCGGGCGGCACTCTCGGCATCCTGATCCCGCCGTCGGTCCTGCTGATCCTTTACGGCGCCACCGCGGGCGTCTCGGTCATGCAGCTTTACGCGGGCGCCTTCTTCCCGGGCCTCATGCT from Thermodesulfobacteriota bacterium encodes:
- a CDS encoding radical SAM protein, whose amino-acid sequence is MEAGRGAPERKARALTERLRRCDICPRMCLVDRIKGERGYCGIGGRAVVASYGPHFGEEAPLVGSSGSGTVFFSGCPLRCVFCQNYGISHLREGEEVDAETLAGIFLAVARSGCHNLNLVTPTHVTPQIVEALGLAAARGFTLPVVYNCPGYERVETLRELEGIVDIYMPDLKFLDPASSARYCGAPDYPEIARAALREMARQVGPLVADRHGVAVRGLLVRHLAMPGGASDTKAVIDFLAEEIGPDTYLNLMDQYRPCGEAHAFPEISRRLFPEEWREAREYAVRRGMTR
- a CDS encoding acyl-ACP thioesterase domain-containing protein, which produces MFSRDYLVHYYEIDRRRRLTPPALLHYFEDIATLNSEAAGFPLDYYWKTGQLFLLLKWDVAVSSWPLFGETVRIETRPTTFKRFLANREYRVIGKNGNALAEARSVWIFTDLRARKPVRVPEEIYGGFGVAGESGASFDNLEELPEFDGDAPPLRIAVGPADLDNNDHVNNVRYVEWALRSLPAGFAAERAASRIQVHYKKELHCGDEAELVTGISDRDGRPQSDHSIRCGDREACRIRLEWAG
- a CDS encoding twin-arginine translocation signal domain-containing protein; protein product: MAKKDPGKEKKGIDVSRRGFLAGAAAATAGAAALGFPKIAKAAGPINMRWQSTWPSKDIFHEYALDFAKKVNDASGGDLKIEVLPAGSVVPAFALLDAVSKGTLDGGHGVFVYHYGKQNALALWGSSPGFGMDANMQLAWHKYGGGKEFLEKIYQQIGANVVSFAYGPMATQPLGWFKKPITKLEDLKGLKYRTVGISVDMFTMMGLAVNALPGGEIVPAMDRGLLDGAEFNNASSDRLLGFPDVSKVCMLQSYHQNAEAFEILFNKDKFNAMPDKLKALIGVCVEAASADMSWKAIDRYSKDYIEMQTKQGVKFYKTPDAILQKQLEVNDVVMEKKSADNPLFKEIVESQREFARRAVAWDMDYNVNRRMAYNYYFGKKKAAPKKGAKG
- a CDS encoding TRAP transporter small permease subunit; protein product: MRKKLFIVDKISTAVGKTVAWLIVTLTLLITYEVFSRYALNEPHPYAFDMMLQMYGTLFMMAGAYTLSRNGHVRGDVLYGFFPPRVQAGLDLTLYFVFFLPGVTALCWAGYRYAAESWRIWERSSITAEGPPLYWFKTVIPVAGAFILMQGIVEMIRCGICLKDGKWPSREEDVEEVDVEKLKEQMHVKDEDIARVDAILTEREKEHK